A region from the Geotrypetes seraphini chromosome 10, aGeoSer1.1, whole genome shotgun sequence genome encodes:
- the LOC117367429 gene encoding suppressor of cytokine signaling 3-like has product MMLALHWCSSCRCLFPSPGFMAMTSPAAAKLSYHYKSFCGDFERVETALERLEASGFYWSTLSGAEAKKLLADQPLGVFLIRDSSDHHHLFTLSVRTAAGITNLRIKQEGSAFFLETVPGAEQPPTFNCVVKLVDHYVRLTSAGESDSNLCYVEGKERPVPLALTRPLICKVVSLQHLCRRTVAANVAQGVAAPSAAELEEMPVTSVLRSVFKN; this is encoded by the coding sequence ATGATGCTAGCGCTGCACTGGTGCTCTTCCTGTCGCTGCCTCTTCCCGTCACCAGGTTTCATGGCTATGACTTCTCCGGCTGCTGCCAAGCTATCCTACCACTATAAATCCTTCTGTGGGGACTTTGAGCGTGTGGAGACAGCCCTGGAGAGGCTCGAGGCTAGTGGCTTCTACTGGAGTACCCTCTCGGGGGCTGAAGCCAAGAAACTGTTGGCGGACCAGCCCCTGGGGGTCTTCCTCATCCGGGACTCCTCAGACCACCATCACCTCTTTACTCTCAGCGTTCGGACGGCAGCAGGTATTACCAACTTGCGCATCAAGCAGGAGGGCTCTGCTTTCTTCCTGGAGACAGTCCCTGGGGCTGAGCAGCCCCCGACTTTCAATTGTGTTGTGAAGCTGGTGGATCACTACGTGCGGCTAACCAGTGCTGGAGAATCAGACTCCAATCTGTGCTACGTGGAAGGCAAAGAGCGCCCAGTGCCCCTTGCGCTAACCCGGCCTCTGATTTGCAAGGTAGTGTCACTTCAGCACCTCTGCAGGAGGACAGTGGCCGCCAACGTGGCACAGGGGGTGGCTGCACCGTCCGCAGCAGAGCTGGAAGAGATGCCTGTAACCAGCGTCCTCAGGAGCGTCTTTAAGAACTGA